In Rutidosis leptorrhynchoides isolate AG116_Rl617_1_P2 unplaced genomic scaffold, CSIRO_AGI_Rlap_v1 contig631, whole genome shotgun sequence, the DNA window GGCAGTACAATTACCGTGTAAGTGCTGATCTTTGGAGGCATCTGGAGTTCAGCTGCATCTGCATAGTGAACATCCACGGCGAATGTGCCAGATCTGTAGAATGTCAAAGCTTTGACACTGGGGATGACGTTACCCTTTGGGAAAACAATAGTGCTCTGTTGATTATCTGTGGATCCATTTTGGCTGTCTGGACCAGAACCTTTCCATGACAAGGCAATTGAAAATGGGAAAATCTCCTTGACCTTTAGATTGAGTAAAAAAAGAAAGGCATCAGAAAAATATCACTCACAaagttgataatattaataatttcataaCTGAATGCAATTATTAAACCCAAAAAGCAAATCAGTTATAATAAGAAAGACCCTATATAGACGACCGTCCAGCAAGAAAGAGGCTATTACCCGAAACTCCCTAACTTTGAAGGTAGGGCTAAGAATTGCACACTGCAATGCCGCACCCCTGGCAACGCACTCACTCGCATTCATAGTTCGCCTGGGCTCCTTACCAAAGAACTCGGTCAAAATCTTCACAATAGATGGAATACGAGAGGCAGATCCGACAACTTCGACCATGTGAACATTCTCAACAGTAAGACCAGCATCTGCTAAAGCCTTCTCCAAAGGTTTCTTCACACGTTCCAGAATAGGAATTGCGATTTGCTCCAGGTCATCTCTTTTCATGAAACCTTTCACATCCTTCTCGTCCATCAAACACTCAATACTCAATGGAGCCTCAGGATTGGCACTAAGTATTTTCTTCAGCTTCTCACAAGCCGCCCTGAGCCGGAGACATGCTCTAGCATTCTGGTAAACGTCAATCTTGTATTCCTCCTTAAACTGCTTGGCAAAATGTTGGAACAAGATCTCATCAAAATCTCTACCCCCTAAAGAACGGTCGAAGCCATGAGCTAATATTTGAAGCTGTCCCTTCTTAAAGCCAGCAATGCACACTTGCATGCTAGCATGCCCAATGTCCACAAATGCAACATTCAATTGATCGTCCTCCGGCAAATCTTTCTTGTAAATACCATAAGTTAAGGCTGTAGCTGTAGTTTCATGAATTAACTGAAGTGGATGCAAACCTGCTATCATGGCAGCATCCATAACAGCTCTTCTTTGAAGGTCAGAGAAATAAAGGGGAATTCCAATGCAGCAGTCCACAACTGCTCCATTTAAATTCTTCTCGGCTATGGATTTCAGGTTTGAGAACATCATACCCAGAACTTGGGTTGGCGTGAAAGTCTTCACATTTCCCAAATATCGTGCATGGATCAAAGGATAACCATCTGGGCCTTCAGTGACCAGAAAAGGAAGTGACTGGAGATCTCTTTGCAACTCAGGGTCCGAAAACTGGCGACCTATTAACCTCTTTATCTGAGAGATGGAGTTTTTTGGGTTCATCATGGTTGAGGCTGCACCCGCCGTCCCGATGAACCTCTGCTTGTCACCAAAGCACACAATGGCAGGAGTTTCCCGATTGGATTCATCATTAAGAACAACATCGATTCCTCCTTGCCTAGCAACAGCAACTAGGCAGTTCTCATTTCCCAAATCAAACCCAACTACGCTCATCTTTAGAATAGTTTACCGATTTCCACTCTCTTTGAATAAGCAGAAGAACTAGTCTGAAAAAAAAAAGCAAGTAAGATTTCGAGTTAACAAATTGAAGGATACTCCACCTACTTTTCTATCATGACAGTAGCAAATCAAAATCAGTTAACTAGAATGGCACCCAAAACAGAACTGGGAGTATCACAAAATTAGCAAAATGAGGCTACACCAGCAATAGAAGTACGACAATACCATCAAAGACGAATCAAACAATTTATActacttttaagctttaacaccAATACAACTTTAAGCATAGCTGAATCTATTTAAACCCATATAAACCCGGACACCTTAAAATGATATACAAAACAAGAGAACTAGATCTGTTTCAACTATGATTCATTAAAAAGACAGAGAAAGTCATAGATCTAACTAGAATCAGAGAAGTAAACGAGCGATACTGACAGATCTGAAGAGTATAAACAAGAACGAAGATCGAAATCGACGGAATCAGAAGACTAAAGTATGAATTTATAGATCGTATTCGTACCTAACTAGAAGAGAGGGTTTCTGGAAATTTCTACAGAAAGCGAGAGAGAGGAGAGATTTGAAGATGAAAGACGGCTTTGGGCTTTTTTTTTTAGTTTAAGTTAATGGAACGGTAAGAAAAACGACATTATTGTACCACCAATGTCCATTAATACCCATACAAGGCTTTTTGTGGACTGTGAAAGTGTTTGTGTGGAATTTTCCATTTACACTTGTATATAGAGTAGAGTCATCAATCGATTTTTccatttttttaaattttatttcttttaattTCAAAATAACTTCTCAATGTTTTACTACTACCACCTCCGTCTCAAAATTACGCATGCCATAATAATTAAAACATTATGTATATTTTAAAATGaagatagatattattattaataatcggtACTCATTCCGTTCGAAATTAAACGTCacattttctatttttatttatcataattaaacattatattttatattttatacgaTATTAATGATTCATTAATGTCCTTCACTCAATActcaaatatattattataataatattataataattaaaataatcagTAGAGGAgtattttaagttttttttttttttttatgttaagtTACATTTCTTACGCACATCAAAATTTCAATTTGTCACACTTAATCTCGGCGGAGGGAGTATGcacaattttaaaaaaaaaaaaaattcaaaacatgATTTTCGTTAAGAAATGTCCATAAAGACTAGTTTAGCAACTTGAGCCGGCACGTTATTACAATCGAATACTAAAACTGAAACAAAAAAATTAAATTGCGCTAAAGAGTACGATACTTTATTTCCGTCTCTCTTACCAAAACGAAAATGATAAAGAATAAATAAACTGGCTTCATGTTGCTTGATCTCCTCCATTACGTTGCCAAATCTAGCAAAACTCCTAGTCTAGGGATGTAATTCGTGAATCCGATGATCTACTTCAACGATAACAGAGCTAGCATCAAGAGAAGCCGCTAAAACCAAAGCTTTCTGAGCTGCTAAGGTCTTAGCTCGCAAGTGATCCCTAGCCACAATGCCGCGACCATATCAGATAAAGCACGAACTTGCAACTTCAAGGTTTATTTACAACCACAAGCTACAATGTATAGAAGATGCTTAGTCATGCAATAAATCTGTAAAGTTGCATTGGGAGAATAAGTAAAATAAATTTAACTCTTATATTTTCACAGAAAGaagatacatatattagtaataaaaatttaATACAACGTCCTCGTAAATAGTAAAAACTAAATAATCTCAACGATGTAAAATGGTGTCGCTGTTTAGTTCAGACAAATGGCAATGCCACCAAATTGAGGCTTAACGAAAACCGTCGTCCAAGTCTGATTTCGAAATCATAACGGACGGCAACATCATCAACCAAAAAAAAATGGCAAACTATTCGAGAGGATTCTTCTGATCTCCCACACACGAGGAACAAGAAGAACCTCATAACAGTAACTTTTGACACTTCCTCTTAAAAACCCTTATAAAAAACCTGGATTCTAGAGACCAACAAAAATAATTTCCAAGAAGACTACAAAGTCGAAGGCTTTCACAAATTAAGAGGGACAAAAAGCTTGATAAGAAACGTATACATATAAGGAAACAGACATCAAGAATTCCTATTTCATGCAGCGGTCTTCGGCTCCACAGGCTACTCCAACTCTTCTTCCTCAGTAGGAGGTGGTGGAGGTGGTACTTCAGCCTCACCGCCATTATTACCACCTTCAGGAGGTGGTGGAGATGCTGGTTTGGGTGGCGGCGGCTTCGTTTTCGTCATTATAGGCCTGCAAAACCTGTAATAACACAATATCTACTCATCAACGACAAGAACATTGAATTCAAAGCCATATATCATGCCTACAAGGTTTTGAAGTTTTTTGAAGTAGATGACTATTGGATCAATCGAAACATTAACGAAGTGGTACCTGTCAAGGGCTTCAGCCTTCTTTCTCACGTCAGCTGTCAAGAGCACGGAAGTAGCATACTTGGGTAGTGAATCCTGCTGTTGCTTCTTCTCTCTAAGCCAAGCCTCAGCTTCCACACACTCAATCAAGACCTACATTGTTCCACAACATCAAACATTATCAAGAACTGAAAAGGAACAGGAAAAGAGGAAATTGAAAGAGCAGGATACAAGGAGGTGTTGGAAAGTTTACCTTCTGCTTCTCAGCCAAGTCTATGTGATCAAATTTTGCATCATTAGACACCGCTGCCTCTCTGTAACTATTGATACAGTATACAAGTTGATCAACCACCGCTCCCCTCTCTGAGTACTCCTTGAAACGCTCCTCAATGGGATCACCTTGCTGTAGAAATTTCCATCGATTGATCAGTCAACTTCGATCAACAGATAATAGTCCATCATCAGACAGAAAAACAAGTGGTGGGAAATACCTTCTTAAGCTCGTCCAGCTTGGCAACATACACACCCTTGGTCTCGTCCTCCCCATCCTCGTACAACCAATCTTCAGTCTCCTGAAGTCTGGTGAGAAGCTGTTCCTTTTCTTGTTCAGTGACAAATTCGTGAAGCTTGTCACTAAGCTGTAGTCAGAATAGCAAATTGGTTAGAAGTTCTGAACCAGATAGTTAAAAGGCTAGTAGTTTAAATTCCACTGGTTAGTTTTCAGttaccttgtttctcatctcatagACATAGGACTCGACAGCATTTTTCTTATCTTTTGTTTCCTCCATGACCCGGTCTTGCAAGGCCATTTCAAACTCCTTCTCAACAGCCTTCTGGACATCTACAGGTGACATTCCACCATACACCAACTCTGCCACAGGAACATTTGTTTTCTTTACCTTCTTCTTGGGAGCTTCGGCCTGTataacaaacacaaaacacaaactaaATTAAACCACGAGCAAAACGTAACTGCCAAATCACACAGGTTAACTACTAAATGCAAAAGGGATTACAGAAAGCATAATTCACCAGAATGTTAACCTATCACCCATACCTTCGCATCGGTCTCCATCGGCTCAGTCTTGTCAACCGACTCAGGAGCACCGTTTTCGGCCCCTGGTGCATCAGCTGTTGCTTGGGCATCTTGCATGTTGACATCAGTTTCGGCGGAACTAGGCTGAGCCCCCTCACCAGTAGCTTCATCGGTATCCATCTTAGTCGCTTCCTTCAGCTGCTCTTTCTGTACGGGAACTTCAACTTCTTCCTCTTCCAAGAGCTAAGGCACCACATAAAAACAAAAGTTACACAGAAAGGCACTAAAATGATCCAATTACATACAGTCGTTACTCATAAAACTTACTGTTGCTGATTCAATGGCCACTATGCCATGCATATTCAGACGGACTTTCACCTTCAATTTCGCCCGCTCGCCTTTTGCAGATTGGAAGGGACCAATCTATCGatcaaaattattttaagtt includes these proteins:
- the LOC139884954 gene encoding heat shock 70 kDa protein 15-like produces the protein MSVVGFDLGNENCLVAVARQGGIDVVLNDESNRETPAIVCFGDKQRFIGTAGAASTMMNPKNSISQIKRLIGRQFSDPELQRDLQSLPFLVTEGPDGYPLIHARYLGNVKTFTPTQVLGMMFSNLKSIAEKNLNGAVVDCCIGIPLYFSDLQRRAVMDAAMIAGLHPLQLIHETTATALTYGIYKKDLPEDDQLNVAFVDIGHASMQVCIAGFKKGQLQILAHGFDRSLGGRDFDEILFQHFAKQFKEEYKIDVYQNARACLRLRAACEKLKKILSANPEAPLSIECLMDEKDVKGFMKRDDLEQIAIPILERVKKPLEKALADAGLTVENVHMVEVVGSASRIPSIVKILTEFFGKEPRRTMNASECVARGAALQCAILSPTFKVREFRVKEIFPFSIALSWKGSGPDSQNGSTDNQQSTIVFPKGNVIPSVKALTFYRSGTFAVDVHYADAAELQMPPKISTYTIGPFQSSKGERAKLKVKVRLNMHGIVAIESATLLEEEEVEVPVQNEQPKEATKMDTDEATGEAAQPTSAETDVNMQDAQATADAQGAENGAPESVDKPEQMETDAKAEATKKKVKKTNVPVAELVYGGMSPVDVQKAVEKEFEMALQDRVMEETKDKKNAVESYVYEMRNKLNDKLHEFVTEQEKEQFLTKLQETEDWLYEDGEDETKGVYVAKLDELKKQGDPIEGRFKEYTERGAVVDQLVYCINSYREAAVSNDAKLDHIDLAEKQKVLNECVEADAWLKEKKQQQDSLPKYATPILLTADVRKKAEALDRFCRPIMTKAKPAPPKPASPPPSQGGNNAGEAEVPPVSEEEVMEEAVEPTTTV